One stretch of Oncorhynchus clarkii lewisi isolate Uvic-CL-2024 chromosome 1, UVic_Ocla_1.0, whole genome shotgun sequence DNA includes these proteins:
- the LOC139417939 gene encoding large ribosomal subunit protein mL63-like yields MFLSMALLRKGISGKQWIGKYRRPRAITWQMKRNMLVHLEREAENEYWISRPYMTTEQERGHAAERRAQNWLKIKETKFQKFPEHKYVADHLSHLNTTKTWSS; encoded by the coding sequence ATGTTCCTCTCCATGGCCCTGCTGAGGAAAGGCATCTCTGGGAAGCAGTGGATCGGGAAGTACCGCCGGCCACGTGCCATCACCTGGCAGATGAAACGCAACATGCTGGTGCACCTGGAACGCGAGGCAGAGAATGAGTATTGGATCTCCAGACCATACATGACCACAGAGCAGGAGCGAGGACACGCCGCTGAGCGCCGAGCACAGAACTGGCTCAAAATTAAGGAGACCAAGTTTCAAAAGTTTCCAGAACATAAATATGTTGCGGATCATCTAAGTCACCTCAACACAACCAAGACATGGTCCAGTTAA